The following proteins are co-located in the Brienomyrus brachyistius isolate T26 unplaced genomic scaffold, BBRACH_0.4 scaffold35, whole genome shotgun sequence genome:
- the LOC125721807 gene encoding dehydrogenase/reductase SDR family member 13-like produces the protein MCDLLPAAVLLVAIYALYALITETFFRRSVCVSGAAMPGRTVIITGGNTGIGKATAKELARRGARVILACRNQERAEAAIRDVERETGSNQVVYLQLDLGSLQSVRSFADTFLKTEPRLDLLINNAGLVADGRTKDGFGVEFGVNHLGHFLLTCLLLERLKEGAGGRVITLSSVAHRWGRVDFDELLATKDLGSGRYSWQFFQAYCNSKLCNVLFTRELARRLRGTTVSCYSVHPGIVRTELSRHVSLWQKVFIEPVSRLFFLDPEEGAQTTLHCALQEGLEPLSGQYFTCCLPQELGAHARNDAVARKLWEVSERLSGLS, from the exons ATGTGCGACCTGCTGCCAGCCGCCGTGTTGCTCGTCGCAATCTATGCGCTTTACGCTCTGATCACCGAAACCTTCTTCCGGAGGTCAGTGTGCGTGAGCGGCGCGGCCATGCCTGGCAGGACGGTCATCATCACAG GGGGAAACACCGGCATCGGAAAAGCCACAGCCAAGGAGCTGGCGAGGAGGGGAGCCAGGGTAATCCTGGCCTGCCGCAACCAGGAGAGGGCCGAAGCTGCGATCCGAGACGTCGAGCGG GAAACTGGTAGCAACCAGGTAGTGTACCTGCAGCTGGACCTGGGCAGCCTACAGTCCGTTCGATCCTTCGCAGACACCTTCTTGAAGACGGAGCCCAGGCTCGACCTGCTCATTAACAACGCTG GTCTGGTGGCAGACGGGCGCACAAAGGATGGCTTCGGGGTCGAGTTCGGGGTGAACCACCTGGGACACTTCCTGCTCACCTGCCTGCTTCTGGAGAGGTTGAAGGAGGGGGCGGGCGGCCGTGTGATCACGCTGTCCTCCGTTGCCCACCGCTGGGGCCGCGTCGACTTCGACGAGCTCCTGGCCACCAAGGACCTGGGCTCCGGTCGTTACAGCTGGCAGTTCTTCCAGGCGTACTGCAACAGCAAGCTGTGCAACGTGCTGTTCACGCGCGAGCTGGCCAGGAGGCTGCGCGGGACCACTGTCTCCTGCTACAGCGTTCACCCCG GCATCGTGAGGACGGAGCTGTCTCGCCACGTCAGCCTGTGGCAGAAGGTGTTCATTGAGCCCGTGTCCCGCCTCTTCTTTCTGGACCCGGAGGAGGGGGCCCAGACTACGTTGCACTGCGCACTCCAGGAGGGCCTCGAGCCCCTCAGCGGACAGTACTTCACTTGCTGCCTGCCTCAGGAGCTGGGCGCCCATGCCAGGAACGACGCCGTGGCCAGGAAACTGTGGGAGGTCAGCGAGAGGCTGAGTGGCCTGTCCTGA